From Daphnia magna isolate NIES linkage group LG2, ASM2063170v1.1, whole genome shotgun sequence:
TCTGAAAACAGAATTTGGAAGAAGAATTTCATGTTTTGCGAATGAAATACATTTTGTATGTAGGTAACTGCGTCGTGGTCGTGGTCAACCGGCCTTGCCCTGACTTTGCTTGGGCGCTCCCTATTGACCTACTTCCGTATACGTTATGACACTCTTAGTCGCATTGTCAAAAATATTATAAGactaatttattttcaaatcgCTCTCGATTGTTACATTTCAATCTTTTGTGTTGATTTCCTATTTCGTTGGGGGGAAAAACCAAAAGGAAATTGTCTAGAacgtaaacaaaaagtgaacTTTGTGTACCGTAACTTACGTTAGAAGCCTCATCTTGCTAGTACAACTTGACAGGTAAAGTTTCTATGagtcttctttaaaaaaaaagtgggaggaTTTCTTCCTAATTAGATTTATTTAGTCGTTTCCTGCCCTATTTTGTCGAGCCAGATTACCTAGTAACATACAGTGCAACCTTTTACTGCCCAGTAATGACAGTGTCACAAATATTGTCCATTTTCCTATGTTGCTGTTCTCTCTTTTGTCCTTGTCTAACATGCGACGAgaattcaaaattttctttcaatagCCAAAtttcagaattaaatgaaacAGTTCCTAAGCATATTCTTGTGTCGGATGTGTGGCCTTTCTCAGGATGATGAGGGTTCTTTTTTAGAAACTGCCAGTCCGTTTAGTTTGAATGTTAGGAATGAAACGATTGTGTTGGAGAAAAATGCAACAAAGGTTGTGACAACTGTTTCAGTGCAAAAATTGAGAAATCCAGCTGGCAATGTGTTTGATGTAGTAACTTTGAGAAAATCTTCTTGCAAAGGAGTGGGCAAGGTTGCATCTTTGTTTCTGTTCTTACTGTTATTCCatttaagaaaatataaacaaattTCTATTAATTTCTACTCTGTTTTGTAGTGGGTGTCAGATTCTACGTGGTTTCCTGGATTCAGCTGGAAACCTTGCATCTGTAGTCAGTGTGGACGTCATTTGGGTTGGTAAGTGATTATCTTACATACTCAATGTGCAAAAATGTTCATTTAACCAAATTTTATGATAATAGGATGTTTGAAGCCGAATCATCAGCTAAAGGATCTTTACCTAGCAAACCTTCGCAAGCTGGTTTTTACGCGTTGATTCGGGACGCAATCCTAACGGAGTCTGGTAACATTTTGTTCTCCTtagaaaattaattttgtcTTGAAGAAGTTAACCCGaatttaatatatttttaaaatatatagtCGCACAGACTTTGACGTACGTGCCAAAAATCTTTCGGAAATAGTTAAATATGGAGTTGACGGATCAGCAAAAAAGTTTCCTGTCAGAATGCGAGAACGAGTTTAGCGAGCGCTACACAGAAAAAGACGTCGATTTCATGGAGTTGAAGAATAAACCATTATCTAAACCGCCCATTGTAGATCCGTGGGGTAATAATTTCAATCGCAACCAGCAGAGGGGAGGTGGTCATCATCGACCTTACGGTCAGTATGGACGAGATCGTCATTCCAGAGGTGGACAATCGTGGAACCGAAATTCTCAAGATTCGTATTCCCGTCGTGATCATGACGGCAATCGACACATGAGAGATAGACAATACGAAGATCGTGGACCCCAATATAGAGATAGATCATACGATGACCGTGCCCACAATCGGGATAGATCATATCAAGGAGATCGTGGGCCCCAACGTGAAAGGTCGCTCACTGATGATCATGGCCAGCACCGAGAAGAAAGACACCATAGAGAAGACGGACACCATCAACCTCGTTACCATTCtttactgaattttttttttccaattacCCCACGGTATTGACAATACATTGCATCATTCCGTCTGTTCtctgtttttatttccgttttaGGCCATCAACTTTTAAGTAACGATCGAATAGAGAAGAGACAGGAAAAGAACGTCTCCTGTCCTATACCTATATAGTTCAactttcttttcccctttccCTTATAATGAGGACAGGGTCTCCATAGCAACAACCCAAACCAGTTCAATGTGAACATTGGTCAACCAGTCAATTTTGGGAGAAGAATTTGGTTATTGTTCATCTTCCGTTGGCGCTGTTGGTGTTTGCTATAAAAATGAGTTTGTTGGTTTGAAGTCGGGCATTAGAAAGAAACATTGTGTTTGTAGCGAGAGAAAACCCCGTGACTCTGTTATGCATGCCTTTCTTTAGTCGTGGTCAAAAAAGCCTTTCTAATTATACAGCGCGAGAAAAACAACGCGATTCAATGTATACTACGTGAAAAACTGGACTTCGTGGAGTTTATGAGCAGTAACCAGTAGTTGGAAAGCCGAACGGTTCTAAAGGTCACGAAGAACGTTATAAGCAATTTCCTCGTTCGGGTTGGTTGACTCAAGGTCAGTTATTTAGAGGGAACAAAGAGCCATACTAGCATAGCCTCTTTGCTATTACATGAACATACTGGCCACCTTTCAAAAGTGCCTTAGgagtttttttcatttcacctGCAAGTCGGAAATTCATCCTAAGCGTCATCCAGCTAAGAGGATAGCTTTACATTCTGTACATGAAAATCGGGTTGCATAGTGTTTCTTGTTGCAGCGTCAACAAAATAATACTCATTAAAAATGTCTTAAGAGGAAAATGTATTATTGATACATTGGAGGAAATTCACGTAACGGTTTCTCAATCAGACGATGACCAGACAATGCCAATAACAAGTCCTGTAAATATATCGCAAAGTATTTTTCCAATTCCGTTAGAAGCTCATGAGAGTATGGCGTGAGGACAGACAATTTCATTTATGTCGTGATCATGTTTCGTGTCATGGTAGCGGGATCGCTGCTGGAATGAAGGTCACTGTCCAACTCTTTTTTGCCTGGATAGACACACTAGGTCATCCGCAACGATATATACTTGTCCCATTGGCACGTACTAGCGCAGTTCCTCTTCACAACTACTATTTGAGTAAAATATTGTTAATCCTCATAGCAGTGCCACGGTGCTTTGCGATGATAATACCACCAAAAACGAATGACTTAGGTCACGGGGGTTGGGTAATcgaaaaactttttttattcgtttcatAACGTTCGCAAATTCACAAGGCTTGGCGTATCAAACGTGCGcaattttcattaaaataACTTAGGTTCTAACTAAAGGAAGTCCCCGAAGTTGCTGTGACGTCTGTTATTCTCAGAAACGGCTAAGACGTTGCAAAGTTGGATACTTTGGTAAAATTCAATGATTGTTTCGCACGCGATTCTAGCGTGATTGAGTATTCT
This genomic window contains:
- the LOC116915543 gene encoding RNA guanine-N7 methyltransferase activating subunit-like; this translates as NMELTDQQKSFLSECENEFSERYTEKDVDFMELKNKPLSKPPIVDPWGNNFNRNQQRGGGHHRPYGQYGRDRHSRGGQSWNRNSQDSYSRRDHDGNRHMRDRQYEDRGPQYRDRSYDDRAHNRDRSYQGDRGPQRERSLTDDHGQHREERHHREDGHHQPRYHSLLNFFFPITPRY
- the LOC116915468 gene encoding uncharacterized protein LOC116915468 encodes the protein MKQFLSIFLCRMCGLSQDDEGSFLETASPFSLNVRNETIVLEKNATKVVTTVSVQKLRNPAGNVFDVVTLRKSSCKGVGKWVSDSTWFPGFSWKPCICSQCGRHLGWMFEAESSAKGSLPSKPSQAGFYALIRDAILTESVAQTLTYVPKIFRK